The following are encoded together in the Triticum dicoccoides isolate Atlit2015 ecotype Zavitan chromosome 6B, WEW_v2.0, whole genome shotgun sequence genome:
- the LOC119322578 gene encoding senescence-specific cysteine protease SAG39-like: MTISKALILSILGCLCFCSSVLAARELNDDLSMVVRHESWMVQYNRVYKDTTEKAHRFEVFKANVGFIKSFNTENRKFYLGINQFTDLTNEEFKATKANKGYKPSLERVPTGFRYENVSLDALPETIDWRTKGAVTPIKDQGQCGCCWAFSAVAATEGIVKLKTGKLISLSEQELVDCDVHGEDQGCEGGLMDDAFKFIIKNGGLTTESNYPYTAADDKCKSGTNGAATIKSYEDVPANNEGALMQAVASQPVSVAVDGGDMTFQFYKGGVMTGSCGTDLDHGIAAIGYGKTSDDTKYWLLKNSWGTTWGENGYLRMEKDITDKRGMCGLAMEPSYPTA, translated from the exons ATGACCATCTCAAAAGCTTTGATCCTTAGCATCCTCGGGTGCCTCTGCTTCTGTAGTTCGGTCCTAGCAGCTCGGGAGCTCAACGATGACTTGTCAATGGTTGTAAGGCATGAGAGCTGGATGGTGCAGTACAACCGTGTGTACAAGGACACTACTGAGAAGGCACATCGATTTGAGGTGTTCAAGGCCAATGTCGGGTTCATCAAGTCATTTAATACCGAGAACCGCAAGTTCTATTTGGGCATCAATCAGTTCACCGACCTAACCAACGAGGAGTTCAAGGCAACAAAGGCTAACAAGGGGTACAAACCAAGCTTGGAGAGGGTGCCTACCGGATTCAGGTATGAGAATGTAAGTCTCGATGCACTTCCGGAAACCATAGACTGGAGGACCAAAGGTGCAGTTACTCCCATCAAGGATCAGGGCCAATGTG GTTGTTGTTGGGCGTTTTCTGCTGTCGCTGCTACGGAGGGCATCGTTAAGCTGAAAACTGGCAAGCTAATCTCACTGTCGGAGCAAGAGTTGGTGGATTGTGATGTCCATGGTGAAGACCAAGGTTGTGAAGGAGGGCTCATGGACGATGCCTTTAAATTCATTATCAAAAATGGCGGTCTCACCACTGAGTCCAACTACCCATATACCGCGGCAGATGACAAGTGCAAGAGTGGAACCAATGGTGCCGCAACCATCAAAAGTTATGAGGATGTTCCAGCCAACAACGAGGGAGCCCTCATGCAAGCCGTCGCAAGTCAACCCGTCTCGGTAGCTGTAGATGGAGGAGATATGACGTTCCAGTTTTACAAAGGTGGAGTGATGACTGGCTCATGTGGCACTGACCTAGACCATGGTATTGCAGCTATTGGTTATGGCAAGACCAGCGACGACACAAAGTATTGGTTGTTGAAGAATTCATGGGGAACAACATGGGGCGAGAACGGATATTTAAGAATGGAGAAGGACATTACCGACAAGAGAGGCATGTGTGGCCTTGCGATGGAGCCTTCTTACCCCACTGCATAG